In the Quercus lobata isolate SW786 chromosome 5, ValleyOak3.0 Primary Assembly, whole genome shotgun sequence genome, one interval contains:
- the LOC115990824 gene encoding acetylornithine aminotransferase, mitochondrial-like has translation MGLLGLAATIVELAKHLVACSLADRVFFSNFGTEANEAAIKFARKFQRFSHPDEKQLAMQFISFTNSFHGRTMGVVALTSKEHYRSPFEPVMPGVTFLEYGNIQATTELIQCGNTIAIFVEPIQGEGGIYI, from the exons ATGGGGTTGCTAGGCCTAGCTGCCACCATT GTGGAGCTTGCAAAACACCTTGTGGCTTGTTCTTTAGCTGATCGTGTCTTTTTCTCAAACTTTGGGACAGAAGCTAACGAAGCTGCTATCAAATTTGCAAGAAAGTTTCAAAGATTTTCACATCCTGATGAGAAACAGCTAGCAATGCAGTTCATTTCTTTTACAAACAGCTTCCATGGGAGAACTATGGGGGTCGTTGCTTTGACAAGCAAAGAGCATTACCGGTCACCCTTTGAGCCCGTCATGCCTGGAGTCACATTCTTGGAGTATGGTAATATACAAGCTACAACGGAACTGATCCAATGTGGAAATACTATTGCTATATTTGTAGAACCTATCCAGGGTGAAGGTGGCATATACATATAG